GTGATACCGGTGGTAAGCTGCAGCGGAATGAGGCTGTCGCCCGAAGCAAGTGCTACCCAGAGGCCAAAACCAGGACCGTTGCTGTTGTTTGACGGGTTAAGGAAGCCCGAAGCAAGTACGGTAATTGCTTGTCCCTGAAGGTTGCGCTGTGCAAGATCAGCAAAGTAAGAAGCCACTACGGTGTTGCCGGTAGCATCAGTTACACTGATGTTGTAGTTTGAAGTAGGCAGTGAAAGGTAACCCGCAAAGTTGGTGTAAGCTGCATCATTTACAAGTGTAGCACCGGTAAAGGCTTCTTCTACATCCACTGTGGGCGCATCAGTTGAACCATGAAACACCAGTACATCGGTGTTGGCCACGTTGGTAGCCTCTTCACGGGCACCGCTGAATACTTCAATAGTAAAGTTAGGAGCCGGGTTGTAGCCGGTGGGGCTTACAATACCGCTGGCCACCAGAATATATTTGGTACCCGCGTTTAAAGTATAAGTGAAACGGGCAACTTCATTGGTTGTATCGGTGCTGTTGGGTCCGCAAATGGTTACATCAAACGGCGTTCCGGCGGGAAGATCTACAAAACCGGTGGCGGTGCGGAACGCAAAGTTGGTTACCGCAGGAGTATTGTTTACCCATACATCAACCAAGGCCGCTGCTGCGTCGGCACAATTGTGAATTACTTGTGCGCGGGTTGTACTCACAGCCACAGAAGGCAATTGCTGGAGCGGACCGCCCGAAGGCAATGCTACCCAAAGACCGAATGCAGGACCATTGTTGTTCGCCTGTGTATCAAGAAAACCCGAAGCTACTACAGTAATTGACTGACCAGCCAGACTGAGTGTTTGAAGCGGAGCAGAATACTCAGCTACTACATCGGCACCAGAAGCTGTACGCACCTGCAGGTTGTAGTTGGCAGTGGGCAGTTCGAGGTAACCACCAGAAGCATATTCGCTGTACGAAATATCATCAACAAGTGTGGCAACAAGCGGAGCCACTACATCTACAGTAGGAGCATCGGTTGCACCATGATATACGAGCACATCCGTATTAGACGGGTTTGAAGCTACTTCGCGGCTTTGGCTAAAGATTTCGAGAGAGAATGCAGGTGCAGGATTATAGTTTGCAGCTACCACAATACCACTGGCAATAATGGTGTTTTTGCTGTTTGCAGGAACACCACCGGGATAGCTGAAACGAACCACTTCAGCTGTAGTATCTGTGCTGTTCGGCCCGCAAATGGTAATGTCGAACGTTACGCCAGCAGGTACGTCCACCCAGGCGGTGGCTTCGCGGAAGCTCAGGTTGTTGGCATACAAGGTATCGTTGAGCCAGATGTCAACCGTTGCTGCTGCTGCATCGGCGCAGTTATGAATGATTTGTGCACGGGCAGTGGAAATGGGAGCCGAAGGCAATTGAATCATGGGGCCGGTGGTATCAGGAGCTACCCAGATACCAAACGCCGGACCATTGCTGTTGGCCGCCGGATTGAGGAAACCTGAAGCTACAGCTACCAGCGCAGCACCGTTCAGATTAAGTGTTTGGAGCGGAGCCAAATACTCAGCCACCACGTCGGTGCCGGCAGCGGTACGCACCTGGAGGCGGTAGTCGGCCGTGGGCAATTCGAGGTAGTTGCTGAACTGCGGATACGATACGTCATTAAGCAACGTAACATTGGTGTAAGGCGTACCTACACCGGGAGCCACAATATCAACAGTGGGTGCATCGGTTGAACCGTGCAGCACAAGGATATCAGTATTAGCCGGATTAGAGGCCGTTTCGCGGCCGAGTGTATAAAGATCAAGGTTAAATGCCGGAGCTGGCGAGTAGCCCGAAGGACTTACAATACCGTTAGCTACTGCCACATAGGTTTCACCAGAAGTAAGTTGAAGACCAGAGAAGCGACGCACTTCATTGATAGTGTCAGTACTGTTTTTACCACAAATGGTAATGTCAAAAGGCACTCCGGCGGGTGCATTGTTGAATCCCCAAACAGTTCGGAATGCAAAGTTGTCAATAAGCAATGTATTGTTCAACCAAACATCCACTGTGTCGGCCGCTGCATCGGCACTATTGTGAATAACCTGCAGACGGGCAGTTTGTGCATTAAGGCCTAAATACCCCAGCAATAGTCCCCCCGCGAGTGTGAAAAATCGTTTTGTTCTATTCATGATTTCTAGTTTTGAAAAGTTCAGCCTGTGGTTGCAACACAGCAACAAAACCAGAATAGGGTTTTAATGTTCAGTGCACTCATCAAACTTTAATGTGCATTAAAACCTGTTTAATAAATTGCACCTGCACGTCCTGACCAGTTACCGGTAATTTACCTGCCGGTTATCATCCGATAAATACCAATTGCCGGAAAAGACCGAAAACAGGCACAAACCGTGCTCCGGCGAAATTTTCTTACCTTTAACCCTTCTGAATTCGTTTGTTACGTATGACTATGCAAAATCTGGTGGAGCGCTTTCCCGAACAACTCGACGAAGCTGTTTCCATCTTTCGTGCCGCCACACTGCGTGAACCGTCGCAGCCTTTTGTGAATGTGGTTATTGCCGGCCTGGGTGGCTCTGGTATTGGCGGAACTATTGTAAGCGATCTCGCCTTCGATTCGTCGCCCATCCCGGTAACTGTTACCAAAGGCTATTTCATTCCGGCATTTACAAGTGCACAATCGCTGGTGGTTATTTCCTCTTATTCAGGAAATACCGAAGAAACCATAGCCTGTTTTGAGCAGGCCCGCAGCAAAGGTGCGCATATTGTATGCATCACCTCAGGCGGACGTGTGGCCGATATGGCCCGCGAAGGCAAAGAAGATTTGCTGCTGGTGCCCGGCGGTATGCCTCCACGCGCCTGCCTCGGCTATTCGCTTGTGCAGTTGCTGGGCGTATTTTCGGCATACGGACTGCTGCCGGCCACATCGCTTAGCGAAGTTTCTCACGCCGGAGCTGCTTTGCGCAGTACAAAAGAAGAAATTGCCGCCGCAGCAACCACGCTTGCCAATGACCTCAATAACCGCGTACCGGTAATTTACAGCACCACGCACCTCGAAGGTGTGGCCATACGCTTGCGCCAGCAGATAAACGAAAATGCAAAAATGCTTTGCTGGCACCACGTAATTCCCGAAATGAACCACAACGAGCTTGTGGGCTGGGCCGGCGGCAACGATCAGTTTGCCGTAGTACTGCTGCGCGACCCGAACGAATACGAGCGCAACAACTACCGCATCGACATTAACAAAAACATCATCATCCAGAAAACAGCAAACTTCTTTGAAGTAACTGCACAGGGACAAAACCCCATTGCAAAGGCACTCTGGCTGATTCATTTCGGCGACTGGCTCTCTGTAATACTGGCTGATTTGCGCGGTGTGGATGCCATTGAGGTAAATGTGATCAACTACCTCAAAAACGAACTCTCCAAAAAATAACAGCGCCATGCAGCAGGTGCGCTTCCGCGATCTGGGTCTGATTGATTACAAGGCCTGCTGGGATTACCAGGAAGAATTATTTGCGCAAACCGTTGCCGTAAAGCTGGGCAACCGCAACCTGCCGCCCGATGAAGCCGTACCTACACAAAGTCACCTGCTCTTTTGTGAGCATCCCCATGTATATACACTCGGCAAAAGCGGCCATGAAAGCAACCTGCTGGTTGACGAGGCAGGCCTGAATGCCATTCACGCTACCTACTATAAAATAAACCGCGGCGGCGATATTACCTACCACGGCCCCGGCCAGCTGGTAGGCTATCCGGTGCTCGATCTCGATTGCTTTTTTACCGATATACACCGTTACCTGCGATTACTTGAAGAAGTGATTATCCGCGTGATGGCCGAATACGGACTCAAGGGCGAACGCTATCCCGGCTACACCGGCGTGTGGCTTGATGCAGCCGACGAACAAAAAGCGCGTAAAATATGCGCTATGGGCGTGCGCGCAAGCCGGTGGGTAACTATGCACGGCTGGGCGTTTAATGTAAATACCAACCTCGACTACTTTTCAAAAATCGTACCCTGCGGTATTGATGACAAAGCCGTTACATCAATGAAACAGGAGCTGGGGCATGATGTAAATATGGAAGAAGTAAAGCGGCTCACCGCATATTATTTCGAGCTCGAATTTGGCTGCAAACTGGTTGTTGCAGCAGACGTAAGGGTATAACTTTTTCGGCCTGTTTCCGTATTACACACAAGGAGTGTGTGAAAAGGGTTGTATCATTTCTTTCATTGAAAAGCCTCATGTATGCGAAAGTTTCTGAAACGTTTTGGAATTGGTTTGCTGATTCTGCTTGTGGCACTAAATCTGTTTATCCTTATCAGCGGCCGCACCTATCTTTACAAAGGCGTATGGAATACCTATCTGAAAGGGCGCAGCGGTCCGTCGGTAAGTGAATATGCAATTTTTGAAAACCGTACGCTTCAGCCGCTTTCGCCGCAGCCCTGGCCCGTAGCGGCCAAACTGAATGCGCAAAGCATTCCGGCCGACTTGCTGGCAAAAATAAATGCCATTGAAACCGGTGCACTGCTCATCATCCGTCATGACACGATCCTGCACGAGCAGTACTGGGGCGATTTTTCGGCGGCAAGTCATACCAACTCCTTTTCCATGGCGAAAACTGTAGTGAGTATTCTGGTCGGATGCGCCATTGAAGATGGTTTTATTCAAAGTGTGGATCAGCCGGTGGGCGATTTTTTGCCTGAATTTAAGCAGGGCGAAAGGGCGCGAATCACCATCAGGCATCTGCTTACCATGAGCTCAGGTATTTCGTTTGATGAAGACTATGTAAACCCGCTGGCCTACCCGGCCGAATCATACTACGGCAGCGACCTGCGCCAACTTACTTTCGGTTACGATAAAGTACACAGCGCGCCGGGGCAAACGTTCGAATACCTGAGCGGTAATACGCAACTGCTGGGTTTTGTGCTGCGTGCCGCTACGGGCAAACCCGTTTCAGACTACGCCACACAACGGCTCTGGGGGCCGGCAGGCTGTGAGCAAACCGCATTCTGGAGCCTCGACCATAAAGACGGCGACGAAAAAAGCTTCTGCTGCCTCAACAGCAACGCACGCGATTTTGCCCGCATCGGCAAACTGTATCTCGACAGCGGCCGCTGGAACGGAAAACAACTTGTGCCCGAAGCCTACGCCCTGCAATCAGTGCAACCGGCCGGGCTAAAACGTAACGACGGAAGTGTGTGCGATGATTACGGCTTCAGCTGGTGGCTAATTCCCGACTACAAAGGCCACCGCATTTTTTATGCACGCGGTATTCTCGGACAATATGTGCTTTGTATTCCTGATCTGGATATGATTGTGGTGCGCCTTGGCAAAAAACGACTGCCCAGCGACAGTGACGATGTGCCGGAAGATGTACATTATTATCTGGATGCGGCACTAACCATGTATGCGAAATAGAAATTATTTACATCGCTCCTCAAAATTGTTTTTTATACCCGGTGAAAAAGCCGGAAGGATAATTTTGAGATGAGTTCTGATTGTTTAACGATCTTTGCACTGCGTATGAAAAAGGATTTTGAAATTCCGCCGGTTGAAAACGTGGCTATAGCCATAATCAAGGAACCTAACCGCGATGTGGATGAATGGGGTGTTTATCTGATAAACCTCAAACAAGAACCCCTGCGGAATGTGTTTATTACCTCCACCGGCTACGGGGAACTTAACGGTGAAAAACGCCGGACTTCTACCCTTCGGCATTTCTTCGAAACCGTGGCTGCCGACACTGCAATTAAAGTAGAACCCATCATGGATTTTACTTTCGGGCTGAGTAACGAGTACTGGGTGAGTTTTTATGTGGGCGAACAGGTTTACGACAAACAATACATCTTTCTGCCCGAAACAATTAACCCGTCAAACTTCACCACCATTCCCCTGCTCGAACGCAAGGGTGTGATGATCGGCTGATTTTGCGCATCTTCGTGGTATGAGCAACTACACGCCGGCCACAAGCATTCTTTTCCTCGATATTGAAACGGCACCGGCAGCGCCGGGCTACGATAAACTGCCCGAACACTGGCAGGAACTCTGGAACCTGAAGGCCGAGCAGATTAAGCGTGAACGCAATTTGCCCGAAGCCTCAGCTGCCGAAGTCTATGACCGCGCCGGTATTTATGCCGAATTTGGCAAAGTGGTGTGCATTGTAGCCGGTGCAGTAGTAAAAGCCGAAGACGGCCGCCGGGCACTGCGCCTCAAAGCCTTTGCCGGCCACGACGAAAAAAAACTGCTAAGCGATTTTGCCGAACTCCTGCGCAACCGCTACAGCCGCCCCGGCACTTTTCTTTGCGCGCACAACGGCAAAGAGTTCGACTTTCCCTTCCTCGGCCGTCGAATGCTGGTACATGGCATTACGCTTCCGCCCGCGCTTGATGTGGCCGGCAAAAAACCGTGGGAAACTTCGTTTATAGATACCATGGAGCTTTGGAAATTCGGCGACCGGAAAAGTTTTACAAGCCTCAACGTCCTGGCCGCATTGTTTGGCATCCCCTCGCCTAAAGACGACATAGACGGCAGTATGATTCATCAGGTATATTGGCAGGAAAACGACCTGGAGCGTATTGCCCGGTATTGCGGTAAGGATGTGGCCACGCTGGCTCAGGTATATTTACGCATTACAGGTGAAGAAATAATTGATGCCGATTTAATTATGGAAATAGGCTGATACAAACGGTTGGTGTATCTTCGCAGCAGGTATTCAGACACATGCGATTTGCCTTCATTTCCCTTTGCTTTCTTTTGCTGTTTGCGGGCTGCTCTTCGCAACCTGAAGCCGACAAAAAAATTATCTCCGGATTTTCAGGAACTGTTGTAAATATCATCAACAACGACGAGGGGTTGCTGCACGGCATCGCACTGGGCATGACCGAAGCCGAGGTAAAGAAAAAAGCCCTGCCCGGCGACAGTTTAAGCAGTACTTCGGCAGGTTATCTGCTTTATGAAGAAAAGCTTGATTCATCAATTGAATATACTTATGAATGTGAGTTTGATGAAAAAGGCCTGAGCGCACTTACCCTTATGGTTTACCGGAAAGGTGAAACACAGGCTGATGCCCTTTTTGCCGATTTCAAAAACTACTTCACAAAAAAGTACGGCCAGCCCGAAGATGCAGGTTTCGGATACATCTGGAATGCAACCGCAGGCAAACGCCCCGCACGCATTACACTCAAAGACGAATCAGTGGAATACCTGTACGGCGTAATTTCCGTATCGTTTTACGACAGCTCCTTCGAAGCGCGGCCTGCCACAAAAGACAGTTTAGCACTGTAATTTCTCCGATTCCGCCGAAAACCTTATTTTTAAGGCGATGGAAATGAAGGAACCCACGGGCGGCGAACTGCTCGACATCCGAAATCTTGTTACTGAATTCCGTTCGGGCGACGAAACCCTGAAAGCAGTAAATAACGTAAGTTTTACTGTGCGCAAAGGCGAAACCGTAGGCGTGGTGGGCGAATCGGGCTCGGGCAAATCAGTAACAGCCCTTTCGGTGATGCGCCTCATTCCTAATCCTCCCGGAAAAATTACCGGTGGCGAAATCATTTACCATTCCCGCACAAAAGGCATTGTGGATCTCACCAAAGTATCAGAGAAAGACATGCGCG
This genomic stretch from Bacteroidota bacterium harbors:
- a CDS encoding DUF4397 domain-containing protein codes for the protein MNRTKRFFTLAGGLLLGYLGLNAQTARLQVIHNSADAAADTVDVWLNNTLLIDNFAFRTVWGFNNAPAGVPFDITICGKNSTDTINEVRRFSGLQLTSGETYVAVANGIVSPSGYSPAPAFNLDLYTLGRETASNPANTDILVLHGSTDAPTVDIVAPGVGTPYTNVTLLNDVSYPQFSNYLELPTADYRLQVRTAAGTDVVAEYLAPLQTLNLNGAALVAVASGFLNPAANSNGPAFGIWVAPDTTGPMIQLPSAPISTARAQIIHNCADAAAATVDIWLNDTLYANNLSFREATAWVDVPAGVTFDITICGPNSTDTTAEVVRFSYPGGVPANSKNTIIASGIVVAANYNPAPAFSLEIFSQSREVASNPSNTDVLVYHGATDAPTVDVVAPLVATLVDDISYSEYASGGYLELPTANYNLQVRTASGADVVAEYSAPLQTLSLAGQSITVVASGFLDTQANNNGPAFGLWVALPSGGPLQQLPSVAVSTTRAQVIHNCADAAAALVDVWVNNTPAVTNFAFRTATGFVDLPAGTPFDVTICGPNSTDTTNEVARFTYTLNAGTKYILVASGIVSPTGYNPAPNFTIEVFSGAREEATNVANTDVLVFHGSTDAPTVDVEEAFTGATLVNDAAYTNFAGYLSLPTSNYNISVTDATGNTVVASYFADLAQRNLQGQAITVLASGFLNPSNNSNGPGFGLWVALASGDSLIPLQLTTGITETDAVSNMVMFPNPAQNNVQIAYSLESPVQQGMITLTDMSGRTVQQIDLGSLAAGNYLQDVQLAGLEKGIYIVELLMDGKVSRQRLTISN
- a CDS encoding bifunctional phosphoglucose/phosphomannose isomerase — encoded protein: MTMQNLVERFPEQLDEAVSIFRAATLREPSQPFVNVVIAGLGGSGIGGTIVSDLAFDSSPIPVTVTKGYFIPAFTSAQSLVVISSYSGNTEETIACFEQARSKGAHIVCITSGGRVADMAREGKEDLLLVPGGMPPRACLGYSLVQLLGVFSAYGLLPATSLSEVSHAGAALRSTKEEIAAAATTLANDLNNRVPVIYSTTHLEGVAIRLRQQINENAKMLCWHHVIPEMNHNELVGWAGGNDQFAVVLLRDPNEYERNNYRIDINKNIIIQKTANFFEVTAQGQNPIAKALWLIHFGDWLSVILADLRGVDAIEVNVINYLKNELSKK
- the lipB gene encoding lipoyl(octanoyl) transferase LipB, producing MQQVRFRDLGLIDYKACWDYQEELFAQTVAVKLGNRNLPPDEAVPTQSHLLFCEHPHVYTLGKSGHESNLLVDEAGLNAIHATYYKINRGGDITYHGPGQLVGYPVLDLDCFFTDIHRYLRLLEEVIIRVMAEYGLKGERYPGYTGVWLDAADEQKARKICAMGVRASRWVTMHGWAFNVNTNLDYFSKIVPCGIDDKAVTSMKQELGHDVNMEEVKRLTAYYFELEFGCKLVVAADVRV
- a CDS encoding serine hydrolase, whose product is MRKFLKRFGIGLLILLVALNLFILISGRTYLYKGVWNTYLKGRSGPSVSEYAIFENRTLQPLSPQPWPVAAKLNAQSIPADLLAKINAIETGALLIIRHDTILHEQYWGDFSAASHTNSFSMAKTVVSILVGCAIEDGFIQSVDQPVGDFLPEFKQGERARITIRHLLTMSSGISFDEDYVNPLAYPAESYYGSDLRQLTFGYDKVHSAPGQTFEYLSGNTQLLGFVLRAATGKPVSDYATQRLWGPAGCEQTAFWSLDHKDGDEKSFCCLNSNARDFARIGKLYLDSGRWNGKQLVPEAYALQSVQPAGLKRNDGSVCDDYGFSWWLIPDYKGHRIFYARGILGQYVLCIPDLDMIVVRLGKKRLPSDSDDVPEDVHYYLDAALTMYAK
- a CDS encoding 3'-5' exonuclease; amino-acid sequence: MSNYTPATSILFLDIETAPAAPGYDKLPEHWQELWNLKAEQIKRERNLPEASAAEVYDRAGIYAEFGKVVCIVAGAVVKAEDGRRALRLKAFAGHDEKKLLSDFAELLRNRYSRPGTFLCAHNGKEFDFPFLGRRMLVHGITLPPALDVAGKKPWETSFIDTMELWKFGDRKSFTSLNVLAALFGIPSPKDDIDGSMIHQVYWQENDLERIARYCGKDVATLAQVYLRITGEEIIDADLIMEIG